The following are encoded in a window of Variovorax paradoxus genomic DNA:
- a CDS encoding efflux transporter outer membrane subunit, protein MTESFAVRALRRTPVVAAALAVVALAGCADMAGIGSHATLRDASTLGIAADPARANVPSLDSQWWQAFGDSQLNALVDQAVAGNPNLQVARARLVRAQASADIAGAALLPKVGADLNLNRQKFNSNYIYPAPLGGSTQNIGLLQLGASWELDFFGKNRSALDTALGAANAAAADADAARVLLASNVARSYFQWARLNEQVEVARRTLAQRDETFKLVRDRVSAGLDTRLELRQSEGGLPEARQQIEALNEQIALQQHALDALVGQPNVSASLKPPVLAGVKPMALQANIPADLLGRRADIAAARWRVEAATSDVANAKTQFYPNVNLTAFAGFQSLGLGKLLKSGSEQWGVGPAIHLPIFEGGRLRANLRGKSADLDVAIESYNATVLDAVRDAADQVSSAQSITRQQTEQRAAQTAAEGAYDIAVQRYRAGLGNYLNVLTAETAVLAQRRLAVDLAARALDTQVGLARALGGGWQPPATATASAPTAATQN, encoded by the coding sequence ATGACTGAGTCTTTCGCCGTGCGCGCGCTGCGCCGCACGCCTGTCGTGGCCGCCGCATTGGCGGTGGTCGCGCTCGCCGGTTGCGCCGACATGGCCGGCATCGGCTCGCACGCCACGCTGCGCGATGCGTCCACGCTCGGCATCGCGGCCGACCCCGCGCGCGCCAATGTGCCCAGCCTCGACAGCCAGTGGTGGCAGGCCTTCGGCGACAGCCAGCTCAACGCGCTGGTCGACCAGGCCGTGGCCGGCAACCCGAACCTGCAGGTCGCGCGTGCGCGCCTTGTGCGCGCCCAGGCCTCGGCGGACATCGCTGGCGCGGCGCTGCTGCCCAAGGTCGGCGCCGACCTCAACCTGAACCGCCAGAAGTTCAACAGCAACTACATCTACCCGGCACCGCTCGGCGGCTCGACGCAGAACATCGGCCTGCTGCAGCTCGGCGCAAGCTGGGAGCTCGACTTCTTCGGCAAGAACCGCAGCGCACTCGACACCGCCCTCGGTGCGGCCAATGCCGCCGCAGCCGATGCCGATGCCGCGCGCGTGCTGCTTGCGAGCAACGTGGCGCGCAGCTACTTCCAATGGGCGCGCCTGAACGAACAGGTCGAGGTGGCCAGGCGCACGCTGGCCCAGCGCGACGAAACCTTCAAGCTGGTGCGCGACCGCGTCTCGGCCGGCCTCGACACCCGCCTCGAACTGCGCCAGAGCGAAGGCGGCCTGCCTGAAGCGCGCCAGCAGATCGAAGCGCTCAACGAGCAGATCGCGCTGCAGCAGCATGCGCTCGATGCGCTCGTGGGCCAGCCCAATGTGTCGGCCTCGCTCAAGCCGCCGGTGCTCGCCGGCGTGAAGCCGATGGCGCTGCAGGCGAACATTCCGGCCGACCTGCTGGGCCGCCGCGCCGACATCGCCGCCGCGCGCTGGCGCGTCGAAGCGGCGACCAGCGACGTGGCCAATGCCAAGACCCAGTTCTATCCCAACGTGAACCTCACGGCCTTTGCCGGCTTCCAGAGCTTGGGGCTAGGCAAGCTGCTCAAGTCGGGCAGTGAGCAGTGGGGCGTGGGCCCGGCCATCCACCTGCCGATTTTTGAAGGCGGGCGCCTGCGCGCCAACCTGCGCGGCAAGTCGGCCGACCTCGACGTGGCCATCGAAAGCTACAACGCCACGGTGCTCGACGCCGTGCGCGACGCGGCCGACCAGGTGTCGAGCGCGCAGTCGATCACGCGCCAGCAGACCGAGCAGCGCGCCGCGCAGACGGCCGCCGAAGGCGCCTACGACATTGCCGTGCAGCGCTACCGCGCGGGCCTGGGCAACTACCTCAACGTGCTGACCGCCGAAACCGCCGTGCTGGCCCAGCGCCGGCTCGCGGTCGACCTGGCGGCCCGCGCCCTCGACACGCAGGTGGGCCTGGCGCGCGCCCTGGGCGGCGGTTGGCAGCCACCCGCCACCGCCACGGCGTCGGCGCCGACGGCCGCCACCCAGAACTGA
- a CDS encoding efflux RND transporter periplasmic adaptor subunit produces MSDNNTPTSASIPSSNAPTTAAPEAPASNGKRRRALTALTAVVLVAGGGWGLYEWLVASHYENTDNAYVQGNVIQITPQIGGTVMAIGADDTDFVKAGQPLVQLDPADAKVALEQAEAALAQAVRQVRTLYANNGSLAAQVTLRQSDIAKAQSDIAKAQDDLQRRRALSGNGAVSKEELNHAETQLANAKSALAAAQAGVVAAREALASNQSLTEGTSVPQHPSVLAAAAKVREAYLATQRVAMPAPVDGYVAKRTVQLGQRVAAGTPMMSIVPLHQLWVDANFKEVQLRNIRIDQPVKLTADVYGKKVEYTGKVAGLGVGTGAAFALLPAQNATGNWIKVVQRVPVRIALDPEQLKANPLRIGLSMDAEIDITQKTGKMLADAPRSTAFAQTQVYSQLDRGADAEVERIVAANLGRGAPTAAVSRPAAATAAPAAHVATQGQPG; encoded by the coding sequence ATGAGCGATAACAACACTCCGACATCCGCTTCCATCCCGTCTTCCAACGCACCCACCACCGCAGCGCCCGAGGCGCCTGCAAGCAACGGCAAGCGCCGCCGCGCACTCACCGCCCTCACCGCCGTGGTGCTGGTCGCCGGTGGCGGCTGGGGCCTGTACGAATGGCTGGTCGCCAGCCACTACGAGAACACCGACAACGCCTACGTGCAGGGCAACGTCATCCAGATCACGCCGCAGATCGGCGGCACCGTCATGGCCATCGGCGCCGACGACACCGACTTCGTGAAGGCCGGTCAGCCGCTGGTGCAGCTCGACCCGGCCGACGCCAAGGTCGCGCTCGAGCAGGCCGAGGCCGCGCTCGCGCAGGCCGTGCGCCAGGTGCGCACGCTGTACGCCAACAACGGCTCGCTGGCCGCGCAGGTCACGCTGCGCCAGTCGGACATCGCCAAGGCCCAGAGCGACATCGCCAAGGCGCAGGACGACCTGCAGCGCCGCCGCGCGCTGTCGGGCAACGGCGCCGTGTCGAAGGAAGAACTCAACCACGCCGAGACGCAGCTGGCCAATGCCAAGAGCGCACTCGCCGCCGCACAGGCCGGCGTGGTCGCCGCGCGCGAGGCGCTGGCCAGCAACCAGTCGCTGACCGAAGGCACCAGCGTGCCCCAGCACCCCAGCGTGCTGGCCGCCGCGGCCAAGGTGCGCGAGGCCTACCTCGCCACGCAGCGCGTGGCCATGCCCGCACCGGTCGACGGCTATGTCGCCAAGCGCACCGTGCAGCTGGGCCAGCGCGTGGCCGCCGGCACGCCGATGATGTCGATCGTGCCGCTGCACCAGCTGTGGGTCGACGCCAACTTCAAGGAAGTGCAGCTGCGCAACATCCGCATCGACCAGCCCGTGAAGCTCACCGCCGACGTCTACGGCAAGAAGGTCGAGTACACCGGCAAGGTCGCCGGCCTGGGCGTGGGCACCGGCGCCGCCTTTGCGCTGCTGCCGGCGCAGAACGCCACCGGCAACTGGATCAAGGTGGTGCAGCGCGTGCCCGTGCGCATCGCGCTCGACCCCGAGCAGCTCAAGGCCAACCCGCTGCGCATCGGCCTGTCGATGGACGCCGAGATCGACATCACGCAGAAGACCGGCAAGATGCTGGCCGATGCGCCGCGCAGCACCGCCTTCGCGCAGACGCAGGTCTACAGCCAGCTCGACCGCGGCGCCGACGCCGAAGTGGAACGCATCGTGGCCGCCAACCTCGGCCGCGGCGCACCGACGGCGGCCGTGAGCCGCCCGGCCGCGGCCACCGCGGCACCGGCCGCGCACGTCGCCACGCAGGGCCAGCCGGGCTGA
- a CDS encoding DHA2 family efflux MFS transporter permease subunit has product MATAAPAYIAHPPLEGSARVWGTVALSAATFMNVLDSSIANVSLPAISGDLGVSTTQGTWVITSFAVANAIAVPLTGFMTQRFGQVRLFMASVILFMIASLLCGLAPNMTTLIAFRALQGFVAGPMIPLSQTLLLSSYPRAKAGLAMAMWSMTTLVAPVMGPLLGGWITDNISWPWIFYINIPVGIVAAAITWTLYHKRESKTHKVPIDAIGLALLVLWVGSMQLMLDKGKELDWFHSAEIVTMAVVAVVGFAFFLVWELTDKHPVVDLSLFKRRNFWSGAVATAIAYGLFFGNVVLLPLWLQQWMGYTATQAGMIMAPVGMLAIFFSPVVGLTVAKIDPRRYATFSFLVFALVLWMRSNFNTQADFVTIIIPTIIQGIAMAFFFIPLVTITLSGLTPDRIPAASGLSNFLRITAGAMGTSIATTLWDSRAALHHAQLVESVNPGNSAATSAIAGLTGSGFSTEQVLGQINRLVDQQAFMLATNDIFYASAVLFLLLIPLVWLARPQKGGAGGDAAAGAH; this is encoded by the coding sequence ATGGCCACCGCTGCTCCCGCTTACATCGCGCACCCCCCGCTCGAGGGCTCCGCCCGCGTGTGGGGCACGGTCGCGCTGTCCGCCGCCACCTTCATGAACGTGCTCGACTCGTCGATCGCGAACGTGTCGCTGCCGGCCATCTCGGGCGACCTTGGCGTGAGCACCACGCAAGGCACCTGGGTCATCACCAGCTTCGCGGTGGCCAACGCCATCGCGGTGCCGCTCACGGGTTTCATGACCCAGCGCTTCGGTCAGGTGCGCCTGTTCATGGCCAGCGTGATCCTGTTCATGATCGCCTCGCTGCTGTGCGGCCTGGCGCCGAACATGACCACGCTGATCGCCTTCCGCGCGCTGCAGGGCTTCGTCGCGGGCCCGATGATTCCGCTGTCGCAGACGCTGCTGCTGTCGAGCTACCCGCGCGCCAAGGCCGGCCTGGCGATGGCGATGTGGTCGATGACCACGCTGGTCGCGCCGGTGATGGGGCCGCTGCTCGGCGGCTGGATCACCGACAACATCTCGTGGCCGTGGATCTTCTACATCAACATCCCGGTCGGCATCGTGGCCGCGGCCATCACCTGGACGCTGTATCACAAGCGCGAGAGCAAGACGCACAAGGTGCCGATCGACGCCATCGGGCTGGCGCTCCTGGTGCTGTGGGTGGGTTCGATGCAGCTCATGCTCGACAAGGGCAAGGAGCTCGACTGGTTCCACTCGGCCGAGATCGTCACGATGGCCGTGGTGGCCGTGGTCGGCTTCGCCTTCTTCCTGGTCTGGGAGCTGACCGACAAGCACCCGGTGGTCGACCTGTCGCTGTTCAAGCGCCGCAACTTCTGGTCGGGCGCGGTGGCCACCGCCATTGCCTACGGCCTGTTCTTCGGCAACGTGGTGCTGCTGCCGCTGTGGCTGCAGCAGTGGATGGGCTACACCGCCACGCAGGCGGGGATGATCATGGCGCCCGTGGGGATGCTGGCGATCTTCTTCTCGCCGGTGGTGGGCCTCACCGTGGCCAAGATCGACCCGCGCCGCTACGCGACCTTCTCGTTCCTGGTGTTCGCACTGGTGCTGTGGATGCGCTCGAACTTCAACACGCAGGCCGACTTCGTGACGATCATCATCCCGACGATCATCCAGGGCATCGCGATGGCGTTCTTCTTCATTCCGCTCGTGACTATCACGCTGTCGGGCCTCACGCCCGACCGCATCCCGGCCGCGTCGGGGCTGTCGAACTTCCTGCGGATCACGGCGGGCGCCATGGGCACCTCGATCGCCACCACGCTGTGGGACAGCCGCGCGGCGCTGCACCATGCGCAGCTCGTGGAGTCGGTGAACCCGGGCAACAGCGCGGCCACCAGCGCCATTGCGGGGCTGACGGGCAGCGGCTTCAGCACCGAGCAGGTGCTCGGGCAGATCAACCGCCTTGTCGATCAACAGGCGTTCATGCTCGCAACGAACGACATCTTCTATGCCTCGGCCGTGCTGTTCCTGCTGCTGATCCCGCTGGTGTGGCTGGCGCGGCCGCAAAAGGGCGGCGCGGGCGGCGACGCGGCCGCCGGCGCGCACTGA
- a CDS encoding LysR family transcriptional regulator → MDQFTAMKAFRAVVEAGGFTAAADAMDVSHTVVSRHVKQLETALGVQLLNRTTRRFALTQAGQTYYEHTRQILDQVETAALIVAQHQVEPTGLLRINAPMSFGLEELAQWLPAFLDTHPQVKADLVCNDRFVDLIEEGFDVGLRLAYALSDSTLIVKRLASFEEWWVASPAYLQRRGTPQTPADLAAHDCLNYSLAAKAAQPSFTAPDGSVHTVDVGGRLQANSGIALRSAALAGTGLAASPAFLVRAHVARGELVRVLPGFRQQPLNLYALYPQNRHLSPKVRAFVDFAAARYLPADGQGGD, encoded by the coding sequence ATGGACCAGTTCACGGCCATGAAGGCGTTCCGCGCCGTCGTGGAGGCCGGCGGCTTCACCGCCGCGGCCGACGCGATGGACGTGTCGCACACGGTGGTCTCGCGCCACGTCAAGCAGCTGGAAACCGCGCTGGGCGTGCAGCTGCTCAACCGCACCACGCGCCGCTTCGCGCTCACGCAGGCCGGTCAGACCTACTACGAACACACACGGCAGATCCTCGACCAGGTCGAGACGGCCGCGCTGATCGTGGCGCAGCACCAGGTCGAGCCCACCGGCCTGCTGCGCATCAACGCGCCGATGTCCTTCGGACTGGAAGAGCTGGCGCAGTGGCTGCCGGCGTTTCTCGACACGCACCCGCAGGTCAAGGCCGACCTGGTCTGCAACGACCGTTTTGTCGATCTGATCGAAGAGGGCTTCGACGTCGGATTGCGACTGGCGTATGCACTCTCGGATTCGACGCTGATCGTCAAGCGCCTCGCCAGCTTCGAGGAGTGGTGGGTGGCATCGCCCGCCTACCTGCAGCGGCGCGGCACCCCGCAGACGCCCGCCGACCTGGCGGCGCACGACTGCCTGAACTACTCATTGGCCGCGAAGGCCGCACAGCCCAGCTTCACCGCGCCGGACGGCAGCGTCCACACGGTGGATGTCGGCGGGCGGTTGCAGGCCAACAGCGGGATCGCGCTGCGCAGCGCCGCGCTGGCGGGCACGGGGCTGGCGGCGTCGCCGGCGTTCCTCGTGCGTGCCCATGTCGCGCGCGGCGAGCTGGTGCGCGTGCTGCCCGGGTTCCGCCAGCAGCCGCTGAACCTGTACGCGCTCTATCCGCAGAACCGGCACCTGTCGCCGAAGGTGCGCGCCTTCGTCGATTTCGCTGCTGCGCGCTACCTGCCCGCGGACGGGCAGGGCGGCGACTGA
- a CDS encoding cysteine hydrolase family protein, whose translation MKHPSIRSLTGAVPTSRLDPASTALIAIDFQNEYFDGRMPIPDGGAALRQARRLIDAADRHAMSVFHVQHVAPADSPIFADGSHAFGIHDALHPAPQHTVLRKATPSAFAGTALEAELQARGITTLILTGLMTHMCVSATAFDAAPRGYQSLIVGDACATRDLDLEEGGVLSHRELHRAALRGVSDVVAEVRSTDEVLRLLEAGA comes from the coding sequence ATGAAGCACCCCAGCATCCGCAGCCTCACCGGCGCCGTGCCCACGAGTCGCCTTGACCCCGCCAGCACGGCGCTGATCGCGATCGATTTCCAGAACGAGTATTTCGACGGGCGCATGCCCATCCCCGACGGAGGGGCCGCCCTGCGCCAGGCGCGGCGCCTGATCGATGCCGCCGACCGGCATGCGATGTCGGTGTTCCATGTGCAGCACGTGGCGCCCGCCGACAGCCCGATCTTCGCGGACGGCAGCCACGCCTTCGGCATCCACGACGCGCTGCACCCGGCGCCGCAGCACACGGTGCTGCGCAAGGCGACGCCGAGCGCCTTCGCGGGCACCGCGCTCGAGGCCGAGCTGCAGGCGCGCGGCATCACGACGCTGATCCTCACGGGCCTCATGACGCACATGTGCGTGTCGGCCACCGCGTTCGATGCCGCACCGCGCGGCTACCAGAGCCTCATCGTGGGCGATGCCTGCGCGACGCGCGACCTCGACCTGGAGGAAGGCGGCGTGCTGAGCCACCGCGAACTGCATCGCGCGGCGCTGCGTGGCGTGTCGGATGTGGTGGCCGAGGTGCGTTCGACCGACGAGGTGTTGCGGCTGCTGGAGGCGGGTGCCTGA
- a CDS encoding T6SS phospholipase effector Tle1-like catalytic domain-containing protein, which yields MSVQPIPAPLPGERRLSLKEQVQRAAAAGCVDRNDKASLCGSMIHVGIFFDGTNNNKKRDQLDVLAKDPNAHNKCSHSNVVVLHDAFREDRKNGYHRIYVPGVGTPFEEIGEKTETPDGKAKATGGDARINWALIQLLNAMHQSVVGELLVSDKDAGHLATHQPLHVDGSTSPNMPGKRVYFVGRATGLNAVPGGKLGELQKALQSKPPKKLLQVNLSVFGFSRGAAQARAFCHFLHHLLLKEKNGSYTLAEVPFRLQFLGLFDSVASVGLADSSPFWRGLGGWANGTLDIVPSVERTVHLCAAHEIRINFPLSTGRTSDNRYPPNCIEKVYPGAHSNVGGGYDPGCQGKAVGSRAKLLSQMPLLDMYNEARLSAVPLLSTAELLKVEGGKNTVADLEIDTESIDLFNAYRVWTARSRVGGGIEAAQHGHMQLYWRWRLLHMGQVVKLPSYQRANAQDRIDIRESDSDFASDAAAALLREKRESDLAPLSAGKSGLSAAQKDFLRIYAEFLTNASTTKLPAAVDRFFDEMVHDSHASFYMVGPVTAFDREEKIKQIKQKMEVTRGHIAWLKHTSATLTLPLNPEHQPPPPMDEARSLSDLERRVWEYQKTHPGEFPELTDADREQLLAMEDIVTSGAVRLVTNKTRRELGGHVRYRRVFDKS from the coding sequence TGAGCCTTAAAGAGCAGGTGCAGCGTGCAGCAGCCGCTGGCTGCGTCGACCGCAATGACAAGGCTTCGCTCTGCGGATCCATGATCCACGTCGGCATTTTTTTTGACGGCACCAACAACAACAAGAAACGCGACCAATTGGATGTACTGGCCAAGGATCCCAACGCCCACAACAAGTGCAGCCACAGCAATGTGGTCGTGCTGCACGACGCTTTCCGGGAAGACCGGAAAAACGGCTACCACCGGATCTACGTCCCAGGCGTGGGCACGCCCTTCGAAGAGATCGGGGAAAAAACAGAAACGCCGGACGGCAAGGCCAAGGCTACAGGCGGCGATGCCCGCATCAATTGGGCACTGATTCAATTGCTCAATGCGATGCATCAATCCGTGGTGGGCGAACTGCTTGTGAGCGATAAAGACGCAGGGCATTTGGCCACGCACCAACCGCTGCACGTCGATGGAAGCACCAGCCCCAACATGCCCGGCAAACGGGTCTACTTCGTCGGCCGCGCAACCGGTTTAAATGCGGTTCCCGGTGGCAAGCTCGGGGAACTGCAAAAAGCCCTGCAAAGCAAGCCTCCGAAGAAGCTGCTGCAGGTCAATCTCTCGGTATTCGGTTTCTCGCGCGGCGCAGCGCAGGCGCGAGCGTTCTGCCACTTCTTGCACCACCTGCTCCTGAAAGAGAAGAACGGCAGCTACACGCTGGCGGAGGTTCCGTTTCGCCTTCAGTTTCTGGGACTTTTCGATTCGGTCGCGTCCGTCGGCTTGGCTGACAGCTCGCCTTTCTGGCGGGGTCTTGGCGGGTGGGCCAACGGCACACTGGACATCGTGCCCAGCGTGGAGCGTACGGTGCACTTGTGCGCAGCGCACGAGATACGTATCAATTTCCCACTCTCGACCGGGCGAACGAGCGACAACAGATATCCGCCCAACTGCATCGAGAAGGTATACCCGGGCGCCCACTCGAATGTGGGCGGCGGGTATGACCCCGGTTGCCAAGGAAAGGCCGTGGGCTCACGTGCCAAACTGCTTTCTCAGATGCCGTTGCTGGACATGTACAACGAGGCGCGCCTCAGTGCGGTTCCGTTGTTGAGCACAGCAGAGCTTCTCAAGGTCGAGGGCGGGAAAAACACCGTCGCAGATCTGGAGATTGACACCGAAAGCATTGACCTGTTCAACGCTTACCGAGTGTGGACAGCCCGCAGCCGAGTGGGCGGCGGCATTGAAGCCGCACAGCACGGGCATATGCAACTGTACTGGCGCTGGCGGCTGCTTCACATGGGCCAAGTGGTCAAGCTTCCAAGTTACCAGCGTGCCAATGCACAGGACCGCATCGACATCCGCGAAAGCGACTCCGACTTTGCATCGGACGCCGCTGCCGCACTTTTGCGAGAAAAAAGGGAGTCCGATCTCGCGCCGTTGTCTGCGGGGAAGTCGGGCCTCTCTGCCGCACAGAAGGACTTCCTGCGCATCTACGCCGAGTTCTTGACAAACGCGTCCACCACCAAGCTGCCCGCAGCCGTTGATCGCTTTTTCGACGAGATGGTGCACGACTCTCATGCGTCTTTCTACATGGTGGGGCCGGTGACGGCCTTTGATCGCGAAGAGAAGATCAAGCAGATCAAGCAGAAGATGGAGGTCACGCGGGGACACATCGCCTGGCTCAAGCACACGAGCGCGACGCTCACCCTGCCCCTCAACCCAGAGCATCAGCCTCCGCCGCCAATGGACGAAGCACGATCACTCTCTGACCTGGAGCGGCGTGTGTGGGAGTACCAGAAAACGCACCCTGGCGAATTCCCCGAACTCACCGACGCCGACCGCGAACAGTTGCTGGCGATGGAGGACATCGTGACCAGCGGCGCTGTGCGTCTCGTGACCAACAAGACGCGGCGAGAACTGGGCGGCCACGTGCGCTATCGGCGCGTGTTCGACAAGAGCTGA